The following is a genomic window from Mycobacteriales bacterium.
GCCAACCTGGTGCCCGGCATCGGCCCGAGCCCGGACCGGCTGCTGCTCGGCCGGCTGTTCTCCTACCCGGACGCGCACCGGGCCCGGCTCGGCGTGAACTTCACGCAGATCCCGGTCAACGCCCCGGTCGCGCCGGTGCACGCCTACAGCAAGGACGGGATCGGCCGGGTGCACAACGTCACCGACCCGGTGTACTTCCCGAACTCCAAGGGCGGCCCGCAGGCCGACAGCGTGCACAACCCGCCGCCGACGTGGTACTCCGACGGCGAGATGGTGCGCACCGCCTACGAGCTGCACGCCGAGGACGACGACTGGAGCCAGGCCGGCACCCTCGTCCGCGAGGTGATGGATGATGCGGCAAGAGACCGGCTGGTCAGCAACATCGTGGGAGCGCTGCTCGCTGGCGTGACCGAGCCCGTTCTCCAGCGCGCCTTCTGGTACCTCGGGAACGTGGACAAGGAACTGGGCGAGCGGGTCGAGAAGGGCGTCCGCGCCGGGCGGGCCTGACTGGCGGCCCGATCCATAGAGACCAGGGGCCCGGCGATTCCTCTCAGGCGCCGGGCCCCTCGACATAACTCGACATAAGGAGTAGCAATGTCCGTCAGCGGACAATCCGCGGCCGGAGTGACGGTCCCGGACACCAAGCTGGCCCGCGAGGCCACCGAACTGATCCGGGACCGCACCAGCGACCTGGTCTATAACCACTCCCGCCGGGTGTTCTTCTGGGGCAGTCGGCAGGGCCGCAACCGCGACCTGAGCTACGACCCGGAACTGCTGTATGTCGGGGCGATGTTCCACGACCTCGGCCTGAACGAGGAGTTCCGCCACACCGGCCACCGGTTCGAGGTGGACAGCGCCGACGAGGCCCGCCGGTTCCTGCATGGCCACGGCGTGCCGGAAGACAGCATCCGCCGGGTGTGGACCGCCATCGCCCTGCACACCACGCCGGGCATCCCCGAGTTCATGGAGCCCGAGGTCGCCCTGGTCACCGCCGGGGTCGAGTACGACGTGCTCGGCATCGGCTACCACGACATCAGCGACACCGACCGGGCCGCGATCACCGCGCTGCACCCGCGGCCGGACTTCAAGCGCCAGATCCTGCAGGCGTTCACCGACGGCATGGCGCCCCGGCCGGACACCACGTTCGGCACCGTCAACGCCGACGTCCTGGAACGGTACGTCCCCGGCTTCCAGCGCGGCAACTTCGTCGACGTCATCCTGAACTCCGACTGGCCGGAATAGGCGCCCGGCATCAGACGCACAGCCGGAGCCAAGGGCCCGGCGCCTGCAGGCGCCGAGCCCCTTATGCGTCAGCCGGCCCCCTGAGCCGGCTCGTAGCCGAGCGGAAGATCCACCGTGATATGTGTCCCGGCCCCGGCCGGGCTGTGGATGTGGATCGAGCCGCCCAGGGCCTCGACGCGGTCGGCGAGGCCGGCCAGGCCGGAACCACGCGCGGGATCGGCCCCGCCGACTCCGTCGTCGCGGACCGACAGCAGCAGGCTGCCGTCTTTTGCGGCGAGCGAGATCTCGACGCGCGAGGCCTGCGCGTGCTTCATCGCGTTGGAGAGCGCCTCGGACGCGACGTAGTACGCCGCGATCTCGATCGGCTCGGGGTACCGCGCATTCGTCGAGCCGTCAATGTCGACCGGCACCGCGGACCGGCGGGCCAGCGTCCGCAGCGACGGGCCGAGACCACCCTCGGAAACGATCGCCGGGTGGATCCCGCGCGAGAGCTCCTGCAGCTCGGCCGCCGCGTCGGTCAGCCCCGTTGCGATGCGAGACAGCTCAGCTCGCAGGACGTCCCGGCCGGCCGCAGCATCGTCCCGCGCCGCGCGGGCCGTCAGTCCGAGCGAGACCAGCCGCTGCTGGGTACCGTCGTGCAGA
Proteins encoded in this region:
- a CDS encoding HD domain-containing protein encodes the protein MSVSGQSAAGVTVPDTKLAREATELIRDRTSDLVYNHSRRVFFWGSRQGRNRDLSYDPELLYVGAMFHDLGLNEEFRHTGHRFEVDSADEARRFLHGHGVPEDSIRRVWTAIALHTTPGIPEFMEPEVALVTAGVEYDVLGIGYHDISDTDRAAITALHPRPDFKRQILQAFTDGMAPRPDTTFGTVNADVLERYVPGFQRGNFVDVILNSDWPE
- a CDS encoding GAF domain-containing sensor histidine kinase, with product EEQTALRRVATLVAQGVPPMEIFSAVSDEVARLFGAQAGVLRFEPDGSAVVFVGVSTTLDLPVGTRWEFQPGMASAEVYRTGRSARVDAMDWSSASGPVAGAARRMGIVSSVASPIVVEGRLWGAMNVASADELLPFGLEGRLGKFTELLATAVANAESRSELAASRRRIVAASDEARRRIERDLHDGTQQRLVSLGLTARAARDDAAAGRDVLRAELSRIATGLTDAAAELQELSRGIHPAIVSEGGLGPSLRTLARRSAVPVDIDGSTNARYPEPIEIAAYYVASEALSNAMKHAQASRVEISLAAKDGSLLLSVRDDGVGGADPARGSGLAGLADRVEALGGSIHIHSPAGAGTHITVDLPLGYEPAQGAG